In one Corallococcus sp. EGB genomic region, the following are encoded:
- a CDS encoding restriction endonuclease codes for MTFYEAALRVLESEGRPLHFLEITEKSIQLSLLSHIGKTPEVTMLSRLAAMARRTRDRKVIVTAKDTFALTDWSLPEDIEALAQTGVMEPHPEEDLPPLRPVERHPEPRTDNVRASGRGTERKRRRDEGEEERGGRRKRFPPLPEVVFEILSEAEAALRTDQIIERAKGKELCAEETTVEAVLTALLEDNQRRIDAGRRPQYAFNQETGEVSLERAGAPSEAPPLELQAAFAQALGIPLEGGRPVLGKPAAAGEPLVDEALITTARTALKDARRAVARGLRKRLGDADVGTFEKSVVKMMHGLGFRELKVAKRSKEGPLLTARKREGSVELRYAVRMLKGTPGIDRKTVQELRRDLGHYSAQVGLLVSAGEVRGDARSEAQASGSLVMLWCGDALGEKFLEAKTAVTVTQVELYDIDERFFEAAKLDAEEAQRRREERKSEKQAREEGDGEVAVAATSERTDRPERSERPDRAERRRDRQRERAESRDAAQPGAEGSEAKASPVAPAPPAAAGFTPASEEDESEEGDDEGDDEDLEAASAFVGGAKEGAEAGAAEGNASERKRRRRRRRGRRGRGTRGAEGSPAGEAGAATGEAAASAGGATATTESAGATTVAAVASEGEGTSGAIAAPSPAGSVTGEPVALAGEALPMTAQASASPAQGESDATSPAVGRTWQAGEAVQATLESGEATRAASDAETPAASQALPPDAATAEVSAQPANEAPSPGTDGSSEGNKEG; via the coding sequence ATGACATTTTACGAGGCCGCGCTCCGGGTACTGGAGAGCGAAGGTCGCCCCCTGCATTTCCTTGAGATCACGGAGAAGTCCATCCAGCTGAGCCTGCTGTCCCACATCGGTAAGACGCCGGAAGTGACGATGCTGTCGCGACTGGCCGCCATGGCGCGACGGACGCGGGATCGCAAGGTGATTGTCACGGCGAAGGATACCTTCGCATTGACGGACTGGTCGCTTCCCGAGGACATCGAGGCACTTGCACAGACGGGCGTGATGGAGCCGCATCCGGAGGAGGACTTGCCTCCGCTGCGGCCGGTGGAGCGCCACCCGGAGCCGCGCACGGACAACGTCCGCGCGTCGGGCCGGGGCACGGAGCGCAAGCGCCGCCGTGACGAGGGCGAAGAGGAGCGGGGTGGCCGCCGCAAGCGCTTCCCGCCGCTGCCGGAGGTGGTGTTCGAGATCCTCAGCGAGGCGGAGGCCGCGCTGCGCACGGATCAGATCATCGAGCGCGCCAAGGGCAAGGAGCTGTGCGCGGAGGAGACCACGGTGGAGGCGGTGCTCACCGCCCTGCTGGAGGACAACCAGCGCCGCATCGACGCCGGCCGCCGCCCCCAGTACGCCTTCAACCAGGAGACCGGCGAGGTGTCCCTGGAGCGCGCGGGCGCGCCGAGCGAGGCGCCGCCCCTGGAGCTCCAGGCCGCCTTCGCGCAGGCCCTGGGCATCCCGCTGGAGGGGGGCCGCCCGGTGCTGGGCAAGCCCGCCGCGGCCGGCGAGCCGCTGGTGGACGAGGCCCTCATCACCACCGCGCGCACGGCCCTCAAGGACGCGCGCCGGGCGGTGGCGCGCGGGCTGCGCAAGCGCCTGGGCGACGCGGACGTGGGCACCTTCGAGAAGTCCGTGGTGAAGATGATGCACGGGCTGGGCTTCCGCGAGCTGAAGGTCGCCAAGCGCTCCAAGGAAGGTCCCCTGCTCACCGCGCGCAAGCGCGAGGGCAGCGTGGAGCTGCGCTACGCCGTGCGCATGCTCAAGGGCACGCCGGGCATCGACCGCAAGACGGTGCAGGAGCTGCGGCGCGACCTGGGCCACTACTCCGCGCAGGTGGGCCTGCTGGTGAGCGCGGGCGAGGTGCGCGGCGACGCGCGCTCCGAGGCGCAGGCCTCCGGCTCGCTGGTGATGCTGTGGTGCGGTGACGCCCTGGGCGAGAAGTTCCTGGAGGCGAAGACCGCCGTCACCGTCACCCAGGTGGAGCTGTACGACATCGACGAGCGCTTCTTCGAGGCCGCCAAGCTGGACGCCGAGGAGGCCCAGCGGCGCCGCGAGGAGCGCAAGAGCGAGAAGCAGGCCCGCGAGGAGGGCGATGGCGAGGTCGCTGTCGCCGCCACCTCCGAGCGCACGGACCGTCCCGAGCGGAGCGAGCGTCCGGATCGCGCCGAGCGCCGCCGCGACCGTCAGCGCGAGCGCGCCGAGTCCCGCGACGCCGCCCAGCCGGGCGCCGAGGGCTCCGAGGCCAAGGCCTCGCCGGTGGCCCCCGCGCCGCCGGCCGCCGCCGGGTTCACGCCCGCGTCGGAAGAGGACGAGTCCGAGGAGGGCGACGACGAGGGTGACGACGAGGATCTGGAGGCCGCCAGCGCCTTCGTGGGCGGAGCCAAGGAGGGCGCCGAGGCCGGCGCCGCCGAGGGCAACGCCTCCGAGCGCAAGCGCCGCCGCCGCCGCCGCCGCGGCCGTCGCGGCCGTGGCACGCGCGGAGCGGAGGGCTCGCCCGCGGGTGAAGCGGGCGCGGCCACCGGTGAGGCCGCCGCGTCCGCGGGCGGAGCCACCGCCACCACCGAGTCGGCCGGTGCCACCACGGTGGCGGCGGTCGCCTCCGAAGGGGAGGGGACCTCTGGTGCCATCGCCGCGCCTTCGCCGGCTGGCAGCGTCACGGGCGAGCCCGTCGCTCTCGCGGGTGAGGCCCTGCCCATGACGGCGCAGGCGTCCGCCAGCCCCGCGCAGGGAGAGTCCGACGCCACGTCGCCCGCCGTGGGCAGGACCTGGCAGGCGGGCGAAGCGGTGCAGGCCACCTTGGAGTCCGGCGAAGCCACGCGGGCCGCGTCCGACGCGGAGACTCCGGCGGCCTCGCAGGCGCTGCCTCCGGATGCGGCCACCGCCGAGGTGTCCGCGCAGCCCGCCAACGAAGCGCCGTCGCCTGGGACGGACGGTTCGTCCGAGGGCAACAAGGAAGGCTGA
- a CDS encoding HEAT repeat domain-containing protein has translation MKPALLLTSCVLFLGACRSQAPRYPVAPVELSGATLRDNALLGFGPEGVRDLFDGALQSSGRFELVDEEVPKKSRPWRLSLDVPFTREVLKDGNPHSFAEVGANLSLERFGGNTPQRYEVVGLGEAAVQEDSPEGRRTAMRAALESALRQVAESAALQFAALDRSDEALVADLQATDARIREFALRTLAERKHPAAAPLLIDRLKDTSDADQVRRTIGALAEMKAKSAVPALIDLARGRDSGFLQEIVFAVGEIGGPEAEAYLYTVAQGHDTPSVQAAAQQALDTLYASRNHATAEARGQGHADP, from the coding sequence ATGAAGCCGGCCCTGCTGCTTACCTCCTGCGTGCTGTTCCTCGGGGCCTGCCGCTCGCAGGCTCCGCGCTATCCGGTGGCGCCGGTGGAGCTCTCCGGGGCCACCCTGCGGGACAACGCCCTCCTGGGCTTCGGCCCGGAAGGCGTGCGGGACCTGTTCGACGGCGCGCTGCAGTCCTCCGGCCGCTTCGAGCTGGTGGACGAAGAGGTCCCCAAGAAGTCCCGCCCCTGGCGGCTTTCGCTGGACGTGCCCTTCACCCGCGAGGTGCTGAAGGACGGCAATCCGCACAGCTTCGCGGAGGTGGGCGCCAACCTGTCCCTGGAGCGCTTCGGCGGCAACACACCCCAGCGCTACGAGGTCGTGGGCCTGGGCGAGGCGGCGGTTCAGGAGGACTCGCCGGAGGGGCGCCGGACGGCCATGCGCGCCGCGCTGGAGAGCGCGCTCAGGCAGGTCGCGGAGTCCGCGGCGCTGCAGTTCGCCGCGTTGGACCGCTCGGACGAGGCGCTGGTGGCGGACCTCCAGGCCACCGACGCGCGCATCCGCGAGTTCGCCCTGCGGACGCTGGCCGAGCGCAAGCACCCGGCCGCGGCGCCGCTGTTGATTGATCGCCTCAAGGACACCAGCGACGCGGATCAGGTGCGCCGCACCATCGGCGCGCTGGCGGAGATGAAGGCCAAGAGCGCAGTGCCGGCGCTCATCGACCTGGCGCGCGGCCGCGACTCGGGCTTCCTGCAGGAGATCGTCTTCGCCGTGGGCGAGATTGGCGGCCCCGAGGCGGAGGCGTACCTCTACACGGTGGCCCAGGGGCACGACACGCCGTCCGTGCAGGCCGCCGCGCAGCAGGCGCTGGACACCCTCTACGCATCACGCAACCACGCAACCGCGGAGGCGCGTGGCCAGGGCCACGCGGACCCTTGA
- a CDS encoding biotin--[acetyl-CoA-carboxylase] ligase has translation METTNELTQDARILNFLAEGGEGFISGEALSTRLGLSRTAVWKHVEALRLKGYRIEAVPAKGYRLVGRPDRLSALEVHPLLTTRALGRVLHHHDTIGSTNAAAFRLAQDGAAHGTVVVAEQQTAGKGRRGRAWVSPPNLNLYFSAILRPELPPQRAPELTLVAAVALAETLRDAGADAAIKWPNDVQISGRKVAGILTELSAEPERVHFVVVGVGVNLNAGEEHFPEELRATATSLSLALGRPVPRATFTAALWNRLETWLDTYLATGFDAVRARWKALSSTLGVPVRVKTDRGDWEGFAEDIDPTGALLVRMADGRVERVLAGDVEQLRPQR, from the coding sequence GTGGAGACGACGAACGAGCTGACGCAGGACGCGCGCATCCTCAACTTCCTCGCGGAAGGAGGGGAGGGTTTCATCTCCGGCGAGGCGCTTTCCACCCGGCTGGGGCTGTCGCGCACGGCGGTGTGGAAGCACGTGGAGGCCCTGCGTCTGAAGGGCTACCGCATCGAAGCGGTGCCCGCGAAGGGCTACCGGCTGGTGGGCCGGCCGGACCGGCTGTCCGCGCTGGAGGTCCACCCGCTGCTCACCACGCGCGCGCTGGGCCGCGTGCTGCACCACCACGACACCATCGGCTCCACCAACGCGGCGGCCTTCCGGCTGGCCCAGGACGGCGCCGCGCATGGCACGGTGGTGGTGGCCGAGCAGCAGACGGCGGGCAAGGGCCGCCGGGGCCGCGCCTGGGTGTCGCCGCCGAACCTGAACCTGTACTTCTCCGCCATCCTGCGCCCGGAACTGCCCCCCCAGCGCGCGCCGGAGCTCACGCTGGTGGCCGCCGTGGCCCTGGCGGAGACGCTGCGCGACGCGGGCGCGGACGCCGCCATCAAGTGGCCCAACGACGTCCAGATTTCAGGCCGCAAGGTGGCCGGCATCCTCACGGAGCTGTCCGCCGAACCCGAGCGCGTGCACTTCGTCGTCGTGGGCGTGGGCGTGAACCTCAACGCCGGCGAGGAGCACTTCCCCGAGGAGCTGCGCGCCACGGCCACGTCACTCTCCCTGGCGCTGGGACGGCCGGTGCCCCGCGCGACGTTCACCGCGGCCCTGTGGAACCGGTTGGAGACCTGGCTGGACACGTACCTGGCCACCGGCTTCGACGCGGTGCGCGCCCGCTGGAAGGCGCTCTCCAGCACCCTGGGCGTGCCGGTCCGGGTGAAGACGGACCGGGGGGACTGGGAGGGGTTCGCGGAGGACATCGACCCCACGGGCGCCCTGCTGGTGCGCATGGCGGACGGGCGTGTGGAGCGCGTGCTGGCGGGGGACGTGGAGCAGCTGCGTCCCCAGCGCTAG
- a CDS encoding type III pantothenate kinase: MLLAIDVGNTNTVLGVYEGRRLLDHWRLETSARRSADEYGILVRQLFAWSGIDANQVKALAVSSVVPPLQYILEKMSERYFKTRPMFVGPGVKTGMPILYDNPREVGADRIVNAVAAYEKHHRGLIVVDFGTATTLDAVTPKGEYLGGAICPGINISMEALFQNASKLPRVEFARPPHVVGRNTVHSMQSGLVHGYVSMVDGLCARMEAEMGFSAKVVATGGLAPLVASESKAIQEVDEFLTLEGLRIIYGRNHAT, encoded by the coding sequence ATGCTCCTGGCCATCGACGTCGGCAACACCAACACCGTCCTGGGCGTGTACGAGGGCCGCCGGCTGCTGGACCACTGGCGCCTGGAGACGAGCGCGCGCCGGAGCGCGGACGAGTACGGCATCCTCGTGCGCCAGCTCTTCGCGTGGAGCGGCATCGACGCGAACCAGGTGAAGGCCCTGGCCGTGTCCAGCGTGGTGCCGCCGCTCCAGTACATCCTGGAGAAGATGAGCGAGCGCTACTTCAAGACGCGCCCCATGTTCGTGGGGCCGGGCGTGAAGACGGGCATGCCCATCCTCTACGACAACCCGCGTGAAGTGGGCGCGGACCGCATCGTCAACGCGGTGGCCGCCTATGAGAAGCACCACCGCGGCCTCATCGTGGTGGACTTCGGCACCGCGACGACGCTGGACGCGGTGACGCCCAAGGGCGAGTACCTGGGCGGCGCCATCTGTCCCGGCATCAACATCTCCATGGAGGCCCTGTTCCAGAACGCCTCCAAGCTGCCGCGCGTGGAGTTCGCCCGGCCGCCGCACGTGGTGGGCCGCAACACGGTGCACTCCATGCAGTCCGGCCTGGTCCACGGCTACGTGAGCATGGTGGACGGCCTGTGCGCGCGCATGGAGGCGGAGATGGGCTTCTCCGCGAAAGTGGTGGCCACCGGGGGCCTCGCCCCGCTGGTGGCCAGTGAATCGAAGGCCATCCAGGAGGTGGACGAGTTCCTCACCCTGGAGGGGCTGCGCATCATCTACGGAAGGAATCACGCGACATGA
- a CDS encoding response regulator gives MSKRILIVESDATLATALQQALEARGFSAQTTGDGKGSVELIRRERPDLVVLAVDLSAGQNGYLICGKLKKDDELKAVPIVIIGSPDGFAAHSKLKARADEYVAKPVDANVLIERVGGVIGFPEPPVSHEVVDESLTLDSLGEEPATDFGEEIAVDTGEEPAVAGEDLDMLDDAFGDMTSEPVAGSAEEPVVAPPEELESPSGLEEISALDSLGPESDDSLDMLGSLDEPEEKTVVGFMPPVEPEPAAAAPTPPPTRPAPTPLRAVPPPAATTRPAPVTPAAAPGPSAADLAELRNLRAKVAELQSALEDSRAETTQVEERVQVLESELQAKATELEASRSTAGKNDKDTFALRDTVNKRDKEILRLKSELNQKDQEIIELKDQHLELEQKASTSEEELNRRDAQIKTLTTRTEQLTTERKRVDQQLATAKEEARGATAKLGTLQAELDQHQAQAQALQGEVESLRAQVAQQDADLQAVREEAEGLRSQVEAAQGELEGLRGQLEQAQAELSNQSAQAAAEADGLRARITELEQAAVRNEERVTKLYARIKGDEKLREKTKKALAIAQQLLDEPGTSVGDDADEEAAA, from the coding sequence ATGTCCAAGCGAATCCTGATCGTCGAAAGCGACGCCACCCTCGCCACCGCCCTGCAGCAGGCCCTGGAGGCCCGGGGCTTCTCCGCGCAGACGACGGGCGACGGCAAGGGCAGCGTGGAGCTGATCCGCCGTGAGCGCCCCGACCTCGTGGTGCTCGCGGTGGACCTGTCCGCGGGACAGAACGGCTATCTCATCTGCGGCAAGCTGAAGAAGGATGACGAGCTCAAGGCGGTTCCCATCGTCATCATCGGCAGCCCGGACGGCTTCGCGGCGCACAGCAAGCTGAAGGCGCGCGCGGACGAGTACGTGGCCAAGCCCGTGGACGCGAACGTCCTCATCGAGCGCGTGGGCGGCGTCATCGGCTTCCCGGAGCCGCCCGTCAGCCACGAGGTCGTGGACGAGAGCCTCACGCTGGACTCGCTGGGCGAGGAGCCCGCGACGGACTTCGGCGAGGAGATCGCCGTCGACACGGGCGAGGAGCCCGCGGTGGCCGGGGAAGACCTGGACATGCTCGACGACGCCTTCGGCGACATGACCTCCGAGCCCGTGGCGGGCAGCGCCGAGGAGCCCGTGGTGGCGCCTCCGGAGGAGCTGGAGTCCCCGTCCGGCCTGGAGGAGATCTCCGCGCTCGACTCGCTGGGCCCCGAGAGCGACGACTCGCTGGACATGCTGGGCAGCCTGGACGAGCCGGAGGAGAAGACCGTGGTCGGCTTCATGCCGCCGGTGGAGCCGGAGCCCGCCGCGGCCGCCCCCACCCCGCCGCCCACGCGCCCCGCTCCCACGCCCCTGCGCGCGGTGCCCCCGCCCGCCGCCACGACCCGCCCCGCTCCGGTGACGCCGGCCGCCGCCCCGGGCCCATCCGCCGCGGACCTGGCGGAGCTGCGCAACCTGCGCGCGAAGGTGGCGGAGCTGCAGAGCGCGCTGGAGGACTCTCGCGCCGAGACGACGCAGGTCGAGGAGCGCGTGCAGGTGCTGGAGTCCGAGCTCCAGGCGAAGGCCACGGAGCTGGAGGCGTCCCGCTCCACCGCCGGCAAGAACGACAAGGACACCTTCGCGCTGCGTGACACCGTCAACAAGCGCGACAAGGAGATCCTCCGCCTCAAGTCCGAGCTGAACCAGAAGGACCAGGAGATCATCGAGCTGAAGGATCAGCACCTGGAGCTGGAGCAGAAGGCCTCCACCTCCGAGGAGGAGCTGAACCGCCGCGACGCGCAGATCAAGACGCTCACCACGCGCACCGAGCAGCTCACCACGGAGCGCAAGCGCGTGGATCAGCAGCTGGCCACGGCGAAGGAGGAGGCGCGCGGCGCCACCGCGAAGCTGGGCACGCTCCAGGCGGAGCTGGATCAGCACCAGGCCCAGGCCCAGGCGCTCCAGGGCGAGGTGGAGAGCCTGCGCGCCCAGGTGGCCCAGCAGGACGCGGACCTCCAGGCCGTGCGCGAGGAGGCCGAAGGGCTGCGCTCGCAGGTGGAGGCGGCGCAGGGCGAGCTGGAAGGCCTGCGTGGCCAGCTGGAGCAGGCCCAGGCGGAGCTCTCCAACCAGAGCGCCCAGGCGGCCGCGGAGGCGGATGGCCTGCGCGCGCGCATCACCGAGCTGGAGCAGGCGGCGGTGCGCAACGAGGAGCGCGTCACGAAGCTCTACGCGCGCATCAAGGGCGACGAGAAGCTGCGCGAGAAGACCAAGAAGGCGCTCGCCATCGCGCAGCAGCTGCTGGACGAGCCGGGCACCTCCGTGGGCGACGACGCCGACGAGGAAGCCGCGGCCTGA
- a CDS encoding anti-sigma factor, with translation MTCQELERLLYPYLDGEFQPEERHDVESHLEGCAACVARVDEEMQLRQTLRRAAKHAVSTQGTRAPASLRAGIQSGLHREHRRAQVNQWLRAGALALVVVTVSGGWMLYQSGKAQKATILEAVQRHTRQRPLEFVAGTPEQIEAWFNDKVEHRITLPRLQQARPVGARFSTLNGQEVVYVSYETQPRATTEPKRNIGVFVYPATGQRVIKDEGPTVENVAVDSSQAYNVVTWRDQDVTYELVTDLDDAAILQMLRDQEHRSNGLARPAQVKPAVSVQPVSLQP, from the coding sequence ATGACCTGCCAGGAACTCGAGCGGTTGCTGTATCCGTACCTCGACGGCGAATTCCAGCCCGAGGAACGCCACGACGTGGAATCGCATCTCGAAGGTTGCGCCGCCTGTGTCGCGCGGGTGGACGAGGAGATGCAGCTGCGTCAGACGCTTCGCCGCGCGGCGAAGCACGCTGTCTCCACCCAGGGCACGCGCGCGCCGGCGTCGCTGCGCGCGGGCATCCAGTCCGGCCTGCACCGCGAGCACCGCCGCGCCCAGGTGAACCAGTGGCTGCGCGCCGGGGCCCTGGCCCTGGTGGTGGTGACCGTGAGCGGCGGCTGGATGCTGTACCAGTCCGGCAAGGCGCAGAAGGCCACCATCCTGGAGGCCGTGCAGCGCCACACGCGCCAGCGTCCCCTGGAGTTCGTCGCGGGCACGCCGGAGCAGATCGAAGCGTGGTTCAACGACAAGGTGGAGCACCGCATCACCCTGCCCCGCCTGCAGCAGGCGCGGCCCGTGGGCGCGCGCTTCTCCACGCTCAACGGCCAGGAGGTCGTCTACGTCAGCTACGAGACGCAGCCTCGCGCCACCACCGAACCCAAGCGCAACATCGGCGTGTTCGTCTATCCGGCCACGGGGCAGCGGGTGATCAAGGACGAGGGCCCCACGGTGGAGAACGTCGCCGTGGACTCGAGCCAGGCGTACAACGTCGTGACGTGGCGTGATCAGGACGTCACCTATGAGCTGGTGACGGACCTGGATGACGCCGCCATCCTGCAGATGCTGCGGGATCAGGAGCACCGCTCCAACGGTCTCGCGCGCCCCGCGCAGGTGAAGCCCGCGGTGAGCGTGCAGCCCGTGTCGCTACAGCCCTGA
- a CDS encoding sigma-70 family RNA polymerase sigma factor: MLDFRQPNRTKQEFEELALAHLDPLYSAALRLTKNERDAEDLVQDTCMRAYRFFDKFERGTNIKAWLFKILTNTFINRYRRKVKERTVVEGVEREAVHERFVSRDATDFAANPEQYFFDRLLSDDVLRAIDSLPIDFRLVVILADLQEFSYKEIAEILECPVGTVMSRLFRGRKLLQKTLREYAEGQGVFRHDGEPVQVPADLEEYRRRKKAG, translated from the coding sequence ATGCTGGACTTCAGGCAACCCAACCGGACGAAGCAGGAATTCGAAGAGCTGGCGCTGGCGCACCTGGATCCGCTCTATTCGGCGGCCCTCCGGTTGACCAAGAACGAGCGCGACGCCGAGGACCTGGTGCAGGACACCTGCATGCGGGCCTACCGCTTCTTCGACAAGTTCGAGCGCGGGACCAACATCAAGGCCTGGCTCTTCAAGATCCTCACGAACACCTTCATCAACCGCTACCGCCGCAAGGTGAAGGAGCGCACGGTGGTGGAGGGCGTGGAGCGCGAGGCGGTGCATGAGCGCTTCGTGAGCCGGGACGCGACGGACTTCGCGGCCAACCCGGAGCAGTACTTCTTCGACCGGCTCCTGTCGGACGACGTGCTGCGGGCCATCGACTCGCTGCCCATCGACTTCCGGCTGGTGGTCATCCTGGCGGACCTCCAGGAGTTCTCCTACAAGGAGATCGCGGAGATCCTGGAGTGCCCCGTGGGCACGGTGATGAGCCGCCTGTTCCGCGGCCGCAAGCTGCTGCAGAAGACGCTGCGCGAGTACGCGGAAGGTCAGGGCGTCTTCCGGCATGACGGGGAGCCGGTGCAGGTTCCGGCGGACCTGGAAGAGTACCGTCGTAGGAAGAAGGCAGGCTAG
- the ald gene encoding alanine dehydrogenase → MIVGVPKEIKTREYRVGMVPAGVRALTSAGHTVLVETNAGVGSGIPDSEYQRVGAQIISSADEVWKRAEMVVKVKEPIAPEYERMQPGQIVYTYFHLAGVDPELTKTLIKKKVTAVAYETLQLDDGSLPLLKPMSEVAGKMAIQVGAACLEKAHGGKGILLGGVPGVRRGRVAVIGGGVVGLCAAKVAVGMGAEVTILDVNLERLTYLDDVFLGRAQTLASDTESIARTVRESDLVVGAVLIPGGKAPKLVSRELIGEMEPGSVVVDVAVDQGGCIETCKPTTHDNPTFTVSDVVHYCVANMPGAVPQTSTFALTNTTRPYSRKIADLGLVEAIKGDRALQRAINTYNGHITYEAVAKDMGYDYVPLMDALGGKK, encoded by the coding sequence GTGATCGTCGGAGTTCCCAAGGAGATCAAAACCCGTGAGTACCGTGTCGGCATGGTGCCTGCGGGTGTGCGCGCGCTCACCAGCGCGGGCCACACGGTGCTGGTCGAGACGAACGCTGGCGTCGGCTCCGGCATCCCGGATTCGGAGTACCAGCGCGTCGGCGCGCAGATCATCTCCAGCGCGGATGAGGTGTGGAAGCGCGCGGAGATGGTCGTCAAGGTGAAGGAGCCCATCGCGCCCGAGTACGAGCGCATGCAGCCGGGGCAGATCGTCTACACGTACTTCCACCTGGCCGGCGTGGATCCGGAGCTCACCAAGACGCTCATCAAGAAGAAGGTGACCGCGGTCGCCTACGAGACGCTCCAGCTGGACGACGGCAGCCTCCCGCTGCTCAAGCCCATGTCCGAGGTGGCCGGCAAGATGGCCATCCAGGTGGGCGCCGCGTGCCTGGAGAAGGCCCACGGTGGCAAGGGCATCCTGCTGGGCGGCGTGCCCGGCGTGCGCCGCGGCCGCGTGGCCGTCATCGGCGGTGGCGTGGTGGGCCTGTGCGCCGCCAAGGTCGCCGTTGGCATGGGCGCGGAAGTGACCATCCTGGACGTGAACCTGGAGCGCCTCACCTACCTGGACGACGTGTTCCTCGGCCGCGCGCAGACGCTGGCCTCGGACACGGAGTCCATCGCGCGCACCGTGCGCGAGTCGGACCTCGTCGTCGGCGCGGTGCTCATCCCCGGCGGCAAGGCCCCCAAGCTGGTGTCGCGCGAGCTCATCGGCGAGATGGAGCCCGGCTCCGTCGTCGTCGACGTGGCGGTGGACCAGGGCGGCTGCATCGAGACCTGCAAGCCCACCACGCACGACAACCCCACCTTCACCGTGAGCGACGTCGTCCACTACTGCGTGGCGAACATGCCCGGCGCGGTGCCGCAGACGTCCACCTTCGCGCTCACCAACACCACCCGCCCCTACTCGCGGAAGATCGCGGACCTGGGCCTGGTGGAGGCCATCAAGGGCGACCGCGCCCTCCAGCGCGCTATCAACACCTACAACGGCCACATCACCTACGAGGCCGTCGCCAAGGACATGGGGTACGACTACGTGCCCCTGATGGATGCACTCGGCGGCAAGAAGTAA
- a CDS encoding radical SAM protein, with the protein MTHAPKLLFADPKGRVMEHPYLIATLRSGEELVPPQDKPIALPAAGRLVHLPGRLPVGLNPDTGELELVREMKVGGKTFVPNAVGALLPPGYTRTFLPGEVKGSGPVLPQWAYTAAAWGEKGPLAWAIHTDRRSHWEPESYSTPELKGLVKAHMERFPDSRVLKQLKTCALLYRCFTSQNIFYARDEGAIPASVMCNARCVGCISDQPADGPPASHERMDDGPSAEEMAAIGLYHLENAPGRTMVSFGQGCEGEPLTRWKFIAESIRLMRAKTAKGSININTNASLTHGLAALLDAGLDAVRVSLNSASKGLYEAYYKPVKYGWEDVEASIALARERGAYLALNLLLFPGVTDREGEVQALENLVRRYRVDQVQTRSLCIDPLQYLEVARGVGAGGEPVGIRALLQRLKAARPGLIIGNFARGLDERENAAGVLEV; encoded by the coding sequence ATGACGCACGCGCCGAAGCTGCTCTTCGCGGACCCCAAGGGCCGGGTCATGGAGCATCCCTACCTCATCGCCACGCTGCGAAGCGGCGAGGAGCTGGTGCCCCCGCAGGACAAGCCCATTGCCCTGCCAGCGGCCGGCCGCCTGGTGCACCTGCCTGGACGGCTGCCCGTGGGGCTCAACCCGGACACGGGCGAGCTGGAGCTGGTCCGCGAGATGAAGGTGGGCGGCAAGACCTTCGTGCCCAATGCCGTCGGCGCGCTCCTGCCCCCCGGCTACACGCGCACGTTCCTCCCCGGCGAGGTGAAGGGCAGCGGGCCGGTGCTGCCGCAGTGGGCGTACACGGCGGCGGCGTGGGGAGAGAAGGGGCCGCTCGCGTGGGCCATCCACACCGACCGTCGCTCGCACTGGGAGCCGGAGTCGTACTCCACGCCGGAGCTGAAGGGCCTGGTGAAGGCGCACATGGAGCGCTTCCCGGACAGCCGCGTGCTCAAGCAGCTGAAGACGTGCGCGCTCTTGTACCGGTGCTTCACGTCGCAGAACATCTTCTACGCACGCGACGAGGGCGCCATCCCCGCGTCGGTGATGTGCAACGCGCGCTGCGTCGGCTGCATCTCGGATCAGCCCGCGGATGGCCCGCCCGCCTCGCACGAGCGCATGGATGACGGCCCCTCCGCGGAGGAGATGGCGGCCATCGGCCTGTACCACCTGGAGAACGCGCCGGGCCGCACCATGGTGAGCTTCGGCCAGGGGTGCGAGGGCGAGCCGCTCACGCGCTGGAAGTTCATCGCGGAGTCCATCCGCCTGATGCGCGCGAAGACGGCCAAGGGCTCCATCAACATCAACACCAACGCCAGCCTCACGCACGGGCTCGCGGCCCTGCTGGACGCGGGGCTGGACGCCGTGCGCGTGTCGCTCAACTCCGCGTCGAAGGGGCTCTACGAGGCCTACTACAAGCCGGTGAAGTACGGCTGGGAGGACGTGGAGGCGTCCATCGCGCTGGCTCGCGAGCGGGGCGCGTACCTGGCGCTCAACCTGCTCCTGTTCCCCGGCGTCACCGACCGCGAGGGCGAGGTGCAGGCGCTGGAGAACCTGGTGCGCAGGTACCGCGTGGATCAGGTGCAGACGCGCTCGCTGTGCATTGATCCGCTCCAGTACCTGGAGGTCGCGCGCGGAGTGGGCGCGGGCGGTGAGCCGGTGGGGATCCGCGCGCTGCTCCAGCGGCTGAAGGCGGCGCGGCCGGGGCTGATCATCGGCAACTTCGCGCGCGGCCTGGATGAGCGGGAGAACGCCGCGGGCGTGCTGGAGGTTTGA